In Chitinophaga oryzae, the sequence TACGCCGATGCCGGTGGGACCGTAAATTTTATGTCCGGAGAAAACGAGGAAATCCACCTGCAGGGCCTGCACGTCGATCGTCATATGCTGGATGGCCTGTGCGGCGTCCAGCAGTACGGGGATGTTACGGGCATGTGCCTGTGCGATGATGTCTTCTACCGGGTTGATGGTACCCATCGTATTGGAAACATAAGTCACTGCTACCATTTTCACCGTATCGTCCAGCAGGGCGGAGAACGCGTCCATTTTCAGTTCTCCCTTTTCATTGATGGGGATCACTTTCAGGGTGGCGCCGCTTTCCTCGCAGGCGATCTGCCAGGGCACGATGTTGGAGTGGTGTTCCATGGCGGAGATGATCACGCTGTCGCCTTCCTTCAGGAAACGGCGGCCCATGGTGTTGGCCACCAGGTTGATCCCGTCGGTGGTGCCTTTGGTGAAGATGACCTCATGGGTATGCGCTGCATTGATAAAGCCGGCTACAATTTCGCGGGCTTTCTCGTAGGCGTTGGTGGCTTCCTGGCTCAGGTGGTGAACGCCGCGGTGCACATTGCTGTTATATTCTTCGTAATACCGGGCTTCTGTTTCTATGACCGTCAGCGGCTTCTGCGTGGTAGCCCCGTTATCGAGGTATACCAGCGGTTTGCCGTGCACCAGTTCCTGCAGGATAGGGAAATCCTTCCTGATCTGCTTTACGTCCAGGGCTGCGGTTTCTATGTTAGCAATATGTTCCATTGGATCGGTAATTAGTTGTTCATGATGGCGGCAATCTGTTCCTGCAGGTAATGTTGCAGGGCGGGCACCTTCACTTCGTCTGTAATATCATGGGAGAAGGCATTTACCATCAGTGCTTTGGCAGCATCTTCCCCGATACCGCGGGAGCGCAGGTAGAACATGGATTCTTCGCTGAACTGGCCGGCGGTGAAACCGTGGCTGCATTTTACGTCGTCGGCGTAAATTTCCAGCTGCGGTTGGGAGTTGATATCTGATTTGGCGCCCAGCAGCAGGTTATTATTCTGCTGGAAGGCGTTGGTTTTCTGCGCTTCCTGGTGTACCAGGATCCTGCCGGTGAAAACGCCGTTGGCGCTGTCGAGCAGTACTCCTTTGTACAGTTCATTGCTGTTGCAGTTCGGCATGATGTGGTCCATAAAAGTATGGTTGTCTACATGCTGGCTGCCGTTGGCAATGTACAGGCCGTTCAGGTTCGTTTCCGTATAGCTGCCATTGAGGGCCACGCTCAGGTTGTTGCGGGTGAACGGGGTGCCGGGCAGGGTGAAATTGAAGTGATGGTAACGGCTGTTGGCCTGTTGCTGGGCGGCGGTGGTGTGCACTTCGCGGAAGTGCTGGTCGCCCTGCTGGATATTGTAATGCCACAGTTCCGCATTTTCCTCTATCACGGTTTCCAGTACGCTGTTGGCGAAAGCCGTGGCGTTGGTGTCCGGATGGATGGAGCTTTGAATGATGGTAGCGGCAGCATTTCTGTTCAGTACCCACAGGTGGCGGGGCTGAATGAAGGCATGCTGTGCGGCGGTGTATACATGAACGATATGTACCGGTTTGTCGATAACCGTATTGGCGGCCAGTTCAATATACAGTCCGTCTGCGAAGAGGGCGGTATTGAGGGTGGCCA encodes:
- a CDS encoding aminotransferase class V-fold PLP-dependent enzyme yields the protein MEHIANIETAALDVKQIRKDFPILQELVHGKPLVYLDNGATTQKPLTVIETEARYYEEYNSNVHRGVHHLSQEATNAYEKAREIVAGFINAAHTHEVIFTKGTTDGINLVANTMGRRFLKEGDSVIISAMEHHSNIVPWQIACEESGATLKVIPINEKGELKMDAFSALLDDTVKMVAVTYVSNTMGTINPVEDIIAQAHARNIPVLLDAAQAIQHMTIDVQALQVDFLVFSGHKIYGPTGIGVLYGTTEWLNKLPPYQGGGDMIKTVTFAKTIYNELPYKFEAGTPHIAGAIGLGAAIRYLQQTGPDKIQQWEEQLQAYALEQLRQIEGIRFIGDAARRSGAISFLVHDIHPFDLGELLDQQGIAVRTGHHCCEPLMDEFKIPGTVRASLTFYNTKEDIDKLVAGIKRAVSMLR
- the sufD gene encoding Fe-S cluster assembly protein SufD, with protein sequence MTSDITLPFYQALTTDVNALSACQAQDELQGIRQEALDRFSVMGLPTLKTEAWRYSNIQRYLKEFPYELLYATTTVPASVIAQAAVPELDCYRIVLVNGHLQADLSELPAGKGITIGALSAHTQAPGFTRWFNKQHHLAQESLATLNTALFADGLYIELAANTVIDKPVHIVHVYTAAQHAFIQPRHLWVLNRNAAATIIQSSIHPDTNATAFANSVLETVIEENAELWHYNIQQGDQHFREVHTTAAQQQANSRYHHFNFTLPGTPFTRNNLSVALNGSYTETNLNGLYIANGSQHVDNHTFMDHIMPNCNSNELYKGVLLDSANGVFTGRILVHQEAQKTNAFQQNNNLLLGAKSDINSQPQLEIYADDVKCSHGFTAGQFSEESMFYLRSRGIGEDAAKALMVNAFSHDITDEVKVPALQHYLQEQIAAIMNN